The window CATCGACCACTCAAAAATGATTCTAGTGTTCTATCCTTGTATTGAAGCAGTAACTGCCACGAATATGTGGAGGAATATGTTATATTGAGCATGTAGATTGATGAATGTTCCAACATTTAGGTAGCTAAGTAGCAAAGCATAGGATTTTGAAGGACCGGCATGAAATGATATAAGCCCCTTGTTCTTGCGAAATGCGGATACAAAAGAAGCcaaaattttggatatatatctacttattctttattttatttattttatttgtttttattttcattgaAATCTTTTTAATATATAGGATAAtataattgtatttaatttcatttataattaataattaataaaattggtaaaatagaaaattagcCTTAGTATGAGAGTGAATtaaggaaaatatggtagtggataggacggagtggagggagcgaatctgtgtcgctgacacgacttgattttcacggttttatatgatggttcatgttagccgaccccgaatcatttcgggactaaggctttgttgttgttgtatgagAGTGAATGCTTCTTCTTTGGATTTCTAGATTTTTTGTGGTAGTTGAGCCTGGTCCATTTCAAGTATTTGTCTTATGTAATGCATTATGTCTTTTGTTATGTATGCAGTTTTGAGTCTCAGATAATTTTCGAAGATCTCATAAAGACGGTTTGGTGCAGTATGCGTCCTGGCTGAGCGAGGGTCTGGGGAGGGGTTCCACTACAAGGGTGTCCTAGGATAAGTCTTCCCCTatcaatttatttggcaagagaccACTCCCAAGATTCGAACCCATGATATCTTGGTCACacaacaacaacgtttaccgttgcgtcaAAGCTCGCCCTCTTTTCGAAGATCTCATATTGTTTGAAATTCCATTGTTACTTTTTACCAaactttttagttcattttgtACAATTTCATTCGATTTCAGTAAATTTCACTTCCACATCAATATGCATAAATGATGTAACAAAATTTTATTGAGGGAAAATGATTCCCAAGTGTTCCGTTCATACaaagatttaattgaagatggaTGTTAAGCTTTAAAAATTCTGAATAGAAATAATTAAGATGaaaaaatgagataataataataattatttaggaaaatgaagaagaaagcaTAATTAAGCTGGTTGATTAGTCCGTCCGGTTTTAATAATTCATTCATGTGGTGTGTAGCCGGCCTGACAAACAGTAATATACGATCTCTCTGTGGATCAACTGTATGCTGCAGCTTTTGCAAATTCTGAGAATTTTataattgaagaagaagaagaagaccatTTACAGATTAATGGATGGATTGAGCTTCTTATGTATTTGAATTACTTTCAGAAGTAACTACACCACCAGTTTCTGTTTCTGTGCTGGTGTTCCGTTGAGTCGTCTGCTGTGAATCTGATAGGCCAAACACGAAAAATCATCTCATTAATATCCAATTTCACACAGATGCAATTGGTAAgatagatattgtccgctttaaTCCAAGTTTTGGATGAAAGTAGAGTGTGTTAAGTAATAAGTGTCTTGTATTAACTAGATACAAAATCAAAGAGATATTTGTATATGTAAACAAAGGCTaactgtaacgacccggtccggagtgggtggcgtcgggatagaaggcctgagcaaggagcggccttAAGGGATGgtgatgggggcaggaatgaactgaatcccacatcggaaatggagagagagtgattggggcttattagtaagatgtgaatgcAATACATgaagacgcgttttaaagccgtgaggcccaatgtgttggaattgggccaaggcagacaatatctacatggtaggATGTTTAACAAGTTCCTCTCATATCCATTTGGTGTGTGACGATAATATCAACAGCAACATTGAATATCATGACTATAATACCATGTAAACAAAGGTCTAATTCACTCGCAAAAAGTACCTCAATTGGAAAGGCTTGCCTTGCACATATAAGTCCAGCTAAAGGAATTAGGACTAATATTTCTATTTAGATTGTCAGAGTGAGTGCATATAATATCGGTGTACAAAACACGGGTTTTAAAAGCAAAGGAATTAGGACTAATATTTCTATTTACATTGTTAGATGCCGATATGTATTATTGGTGTAAACAAAGGTCTAACTCACCCTAAAAGGTAAGGATTGTTTCACATCCTCTCACGCCCAATTCATTTGGTGCGTGACGCTAATATTAGCAGGAGCCCCAATATTGAACCATGGTTCTGATATCATGTAAACAAAGGCCTAACTCACTCCAAAAGATACCTTAAAGGGTAAggtgtaacaccctggtccaatatcatgtagatattgtccgctctggcacaaatccaacacattgaacctctcacggctttaaaacgcgtctgcatgtattggattctcatcttattAATAAGCCTCAGTCACTCTCTCTCCCtgttcattcctgccccatcGATATCCCTTAGGGGCGCTCCTTGCTCAGACCTTCTTACCCGGCGCTACCCtttccggaccgggtcgttacataaGGATTGTCTCACATATTTAAAGAACCATATAGATTTCTCATTTAGCAATGTGAGACGTCTAACAATTGGACGCAATAATACAATCATCGGATTCTTTACTTTTGAAATCAGCATTTTCAACACCTAATGTTTAGGTCTAAATTGTCAAATTAAAACACCAAATTTCAATAGCAAAGAACCTGAAATGAGTGTTTGAAACACCAATTTTCAGATGTTAGGCATATCAGATAGTAATTTCAGTCATCTGTATCACATATGGGAATTTAATTTGATGTCTAGAAGTAGAAAGTTTAAGAAATATGAAATAATATAGGCAGAGAATACAGTGAAGAGTGGGGCAATTTTATAGACAGAAAAAAGGGAAGTGGAAAATCAGAATAAGAGAGTGAAAGCACATGCTAGATGCTCCGTCACATTTGACCCATTATTTGGTTGGGTCATATTATCTAATACAGCTCATTCACATGCCTTCTCCTTACCCATATGGTCCCCCTTTCCCTTCATTTCTCTTTATAAATATGCCCTAAACCATTCTTAAACTTGCCTATAAATATAACTCATTCTATAAATCATTTCAATGTGGAATATTGTACATGACTAAATATTTGGAGTATGAAATTTGCAGGACTAAACATATCTAGGTCGTCCAAAAATAGGCGTCCCGGCATTAGACTAGAAACCTTGAATGAACTCGTTACCTTTAAATGTATGATGCTTAAAACACATGTCTCACGTCCAGAGCTATATATCTGAAACATGTTGTTTTCATTACTAGATATATGTAGGTCGCCCAACAATGAATATCACAATATTGGATTAGGAGTCGTTTGATATTATCTTAAACTCATTTAACTCATTTCAAAATGTACCTTAAATTTGGACTTAACTGACTCCAAAATGCAACATAGCCAATGTGTGATACTTAACACTGATCATTCTAGTTTTGAAAGATTAagctttgatcttttatttcagCACATTAGACTAGAAAGCTCTCGTACCATCAAAAGTCACTTTGAGGTGGAGGATTTTTTCACACTGATAAACGACTTGTTGTCTTTAAATGTAGGATACTTAACACACGGAAGAAAATCTATTGTTTCCGTTTCAGTGTCCACTTCCATGTCCCTCTCACAAAAAGTTGTCTCTTTTTAATATGTGCGTCCCACTTTTTGTAAGAGGGATATGGAATGGGACACTCAAATTGGAACATCAGATTTTCTTCTAACACACAACTCTCATGCCCAAGGCTAGACATCTGGAATATATAGTTTGTAGGACTAGACATGTGTAGGTCGCCCGATATTGGATATCATAACATTGGATTAGGAGGCTCTAGTATTGTCTTAAAGTTGGACTTGACCTGCCCCCCAAAAGGCACATTGAAGACATATGATTGTTTCACACTTATAAATGACGCATCACTTTTATAGCTAGCTAATTTCCAGTACTTAACATTAACACTTACACCATTAATCCTTTGCTTCACCACATTTATTTTTCGCCATATTAAGTCTTATTTACCAAATTAGTTATATAGTGAAGATCTAATTCAGTTAAAAGAATGTTCATACTCATTTCATCTACATCTACGCATTTGAAATATaacatttataatttttctataatcacatcatacattaaaaaaaactaatttcaaactgttaaaaataaaaactctgAACGCACATTAAATAAATAACGTTGTATTAAAGGAGAGTTAATGAGATTGAGAAGAGGAAATTACCAGGAGAATAGGGGAAGGGAAGCCTTGGAGGAGGATAGGAAGAGAAAGAATTAGGATCAAGAGGGGGAGGATAGTAAAAATAACGTTGAGCCTGGTTTGGAGAAATAGCTCCTCTTACAGCAGGTTGCATAGAATAGCCATGATAATAGAACGGTGAACCCATTCCCATTCCTATGCTACTTGATGATGTTCCGTACATTTGCTGATAGTATTGTGGCTGTTGCACTTGAACTTGGGTATTATACATACCCtgcatatatacatatatatatatataaattaacaacttaatgtaataaaaaaaaaattaaatatgagttTCCTTTTCAAATTAGTTAATCGGAtcaatttagcacaaaattaaGTTTGAATATCAATTTGATTGAATCGGTTTAAATGACACGTAACAATATATGATTAATAAGTGTTTAATCGCATATTGCTCGCACATCTATATGGCTTTAAAACTATATCACGCATCTATAGTTGATTAAAAAAAGATGGTTAATAAGTAAGTTTAAATAAGTCTATAGAAGAATATCGTcaatcgtttttttttttttttttttgctaagtTTAGGgtatttttcttaaattaatcCAAACCATGAAAAATAGTATATAACATATTATGATCCACTAAAAATTTTTAACGAATTTTAAATCGAGAAATCGgacaaattataatatttaatatatgtTAATGACGTGTaattttatattgatttgattaataaaaaaaactacttgCTAGggtaaattaaaatatgaagtTGACTTTGGTAAACAAATTGATTGTAAAATTGGCTTTTTTCCGAAATAGAAAATGTGAaagttcactttttttttttttttttttttttttttaatctttgttGACAATAATTGAtaatgatattattaaattctgGAGGGAGGAGAAAGTAATAAACCTGGTGGTACCCATAGTCAGCAGTGTAAGGTGGATACCTGCAAAAAGTGAAAATTCGTCAATTTCAATGTAACCCCCAACTTTACTCATATTTCAATCCCAATTTACTTATCACAAACAATTTACTCAAATTTTATATTCTCTACTATATATAGCAATGTGGTAGGACTATAACTTATTGTCATAGGACCTACAATCACACCaacttatattatttatttaaatctaaatatgtattaaaatctaaaaaataaaaataaaaattcaccaaatttcaaTTTGAAGCAATTTTAAATCCGAAAAATTAATGAAACTCATTACTTTCATTCCCACAAATGAAAGGTTGGATTTTGGTTTTTAATTAAGtgcattttattattattattatatttatgtaTAAAGTGTTACCTTAGTTTGCTGCCTATAATAGAGAGGATTGACCCACAAACTTTGGCCCATAAAGTAGTATCATATCATATCAGATTTATAATATGTCATTTTCATTTCCTTATTTAGCTCCTCGTGACTATTTACATAATAACCAtagtataaaataaaaatgtttttatGTTGGACCATTTTTTTAGATGAATTCTCTTCTCAACATGCCAACACTAAGATTCAAATacggtttaatacatcatttgctccttaaacttgtctaAAAGCTTGATTGCTTCTATAAACTTACATAGTATCTAATTAACCTTTTAAATTTACTGAAAGTGTCATTATTAAATctctaaatcaataaaaatatcataaaaaattGTACAAAACAGAAAGTTCATTAAGAATCACGAATtagacttttatttttttttaagtttttattttttcataaatttagacaaattgaaatgtataCCATCTAAACAAGTTCAGTGGCAACTGGATCACTGTAAGCAAGTTCAATGAGCTAATAGGTCATTTCAAACAAATTTAGATGactaatatgttattttaagcaaattgaaTGAGCTAATGATTCATCTTGAAAAGCTTTTTAAACAAGTTGGAAGGATTGTTGATGTATTAGGCGTTCAAATAGAGATCTCTAACTTATGGTCCATTTGTGTTATTTATTCTTTGCTATTGATGTTTACTGATATGGTTGGCTATTTGTTGTGGGAAAAAAAACAGCTTTTCCAAAAACATGAATTCCATGTTtttgtaaaaaattatttttcagatGTAAAATGTAAACAGAGTGTCACCAACAAAACACCTAAACTTTCTATTTGAAAGTGAAAAAACATGCAGAAGTATGAAAATGAACAATTAAACACACACTTCAACAATTTAACGCTTTTACCTACACAAGTCaacattaattgattttattagCGTAATTAGAATTTGTTTAACCAACAATTGGTAAGGTTGGACCAATTCAATTAACAAATCAATCCTAGAAATTAAAGTTGAAGTCCGAAAGCTTTGGAAAAGGGAGACAAAATTGATATTGTCGCATGTGATAACTTAGATAGTATCGTTAAATGTGAAAATTAAAGCTGGATTATGATCCAACACTTCCACAACACATTATGACATTAAGGAACTGACACACCTTTCATTTTCCTCCGTTTCTAACCAAAATTTATCATTTACAGTAACTGATTGTTGGTTCGTGGCTCGTTTTTTTGAtggattttttataattaaatttttttcgtACATTAggaataaattcaaaatttctaatttaaataatgtaATAAAATGACACAAACATGAAATTTAGATATAATGATTTATTATTGAAAATACGGTTTGatagattatttttaaaatttaccaaCTTTTCAACGTTATAAGTAAATTTATTCTTTATTACCGAAATGTAATATTTtaacattaaaagtaaaattattctCGATTTTAATATTAGAAATATTTTATCCCGAGTAAATATTTGGATAAATGGCTGTATTATAACATTAATGTACAGAAAAGCATTCAGTACATAAAAGaaaatgtttctttttttacattatactctcaattttgttttgaacaaaaaatgGTAATACTATTTATGTACACGTAGGATTTCCATGTGGGGCCACATTCTATGTGTGTAGTAGCTGTCTTGAAGTACATgtaattttcataattttatcTACATAAATTGCTTattttaagttattttatttattgtgcTAGCACGTTACTATTATATTATTTGTTGTTTACAGGCTGATTCCAACTGTTTTatctataaataaattaaaaaataagatATCTCATATAATTTTGTTACCTGGTTTATATATTTTACGtgattatataatattttattaaattaatcacGTTAAATATGGACAATCATGTAAAAAAAGCAAACAACTAACCCGTAATGTGGATAGATGATCGGAGGCGGAGGTGGCGGAGGCAATGCTGCTGCCACCCCACTATACGACGGACTTCCTTGATACGGAGTAGCGCCACCTTGCGGTCTTCCTgcatttataatataataattttattatacgTCTGCCATACTATATCATTAGTTGAAGGAAAATCCAAAGACCAAACCTCGGGGAGGGGAAGGTCTAGGCCGACCAAGAGAAGCAATATTGCAGTTCGCTCTTCTTCCATCAATCACCGGGTTTGAATCGGCACACGCCCTTCTTGCCGATTCGGGATCACGAAAAGTCACCTATTTATATAATCATGATTATTTTACATAatcgaaaataaataaattagaaataaaaatttaaaaacttacgAATCCATATCCTTTAGATTTTCCAGTGTTCTTATCAGTAATAATAACAGCTTCAAGAATGTCACCGAACTGATCAAAATACCGACGCATTTCTTCGGTCGGAGTTTCCCAAGCTAAACCTCCGACAAAAACCTTGGTAAACGTTGTATCTCCGAACTGGGATCGGTAATGTGGATAAGCCATTACAATTACAGATCATAAAAACACAAGAAATTGgggatataaatatataaaatattccaGCTGCTGCTTCATTCATTTATTGAATCTTGAGATTGAAATTGACAAAAGTATCTTCTTCTCCACCTCATGATTTTGTCTATCTCTGGTTCAGCTTTATTTCATTACAGAGAAAATTTTCAGACAAGGAAAATGATAGATGGAGCTAGGTAAGAATATGATGGTGTTTGTTTgatgaagaagagagagagagagggattCCGACAGCTGCAAACTCTAATTTGCTGTCTGGGGAAGGGGAAATAGAGAAGGGTTGTAAAATTATGGAATGACAGCTTGCGGAGATAAAGCACTTCAATCTTTGCTGTTCTCTGATCTGTCTATAccattaataatccattttccCACCTTCTCTTTGGTCGGACCAAGAACCGGTTAGTTTTATAATCTGGGTCATATTGGCTTGTTTTTGGGTTGTTAATTTTCAACAATTTGAGATCAATTCGAAACTTCAACGGTCATAAGGCTATTTGGATCATATAGTCGCTCGAAAACGAGAATTCGTCCCGATTTTTTTCGATTAGTCTTTTTGGGAGTTTGTTTGGTCTCTAGTTGATTTTTAGATGTTTGAGCACCGTCTAAGTGATGATGAATAAAATCAGTTTGGGAACGAGTGATCGAACTAAGgttaaggaggacggtgaagatctcgaaaaaccagtttggctttatgccgggaagatcaactatggaagtcATCCATCTAATAAGACAATTAATgaagcactatcgaaataagaagaaagacttgcatatggttttcattgatttggacaaggcatatgataaggtaccaagggaaatACTTTGGTAGGCCTtaataaggaaagacatttcgcgaaaatatattgacatcataaaagacatgtatgagggatcatgcacgagtgtacgtaccagtgttgggaagactgaagagttccctattacgattggaatGCATTCCGCActtagcccatttctttttgccatcgtttatggatgaactaatgagttcacttcaagatggtataccatggtgcatgttgtttgcagatgatattgtgttggttgatgagacgaaagaaggcgtgtagagaaagttggaactatggagataAGCTttggaatctagaggctttaagttgagctgaagtaagacagaatatttggagtgtaggTTTAGCGGCGATAGGAGCAGGAAggtagggacaatcaccctagatgggagagttgttcaggcctcggattgcttccggtatttagggtCTATTATCGAAACAGATGAAGAAATAGATGGAGAtattgctcataggattaaatctggtttgtcgaagtggaagagtgtcgggtttcctttgtgaccccggcatgcctaatagattgaagggaaaattctaccgcacggcaatcagaccagcattgttatatggtacggagtgttgtgcagtgaaacactgtcacattcataagatgtcggtggcagagatgcgtatgttgagatggatgtgtgggcATACGAAAAAGGAtcaggtgagtaatgaaataattaggacaaaagcaTAGGTTACATCTATTAagaataaaatgaggaaaaACCGACTAAGATGGTTTGGCCaggtaagacgaagagcgcttgatgcgccggttaagAGGACtaaagagtggcaaagggatgtagtggtgaggggtaggggaagacctaagcaaacttggaagagggtgatcgagactgatatgagtttattaggaATTGgagaaaatatggtagtggatgaGACAGTGTGGAGAGAGAGAATTTGTATCGCTGATacaacttgatttcacggttttatataatggttcatgttagccgaccccgaatcatttcaggactaaggctttgttgttgtttttgttgtattataatttatttttgaacgTTCTCGCATGATTAATTCTGAactatgtttattattttcagatattttgttttaattgcgTTCTTTACTTATTTTCTCATGATATGGTTTAAGACTGTAAGAACATTGTTTCATAGCTTTTAGTGAATTATATTTTACttgtaaatattatattttatttgtttcaatgatattgttattgaaatgatgaagtttacatattttaaagatttatgttacaaatatacgatttttctatattaaataattttatattattatttttagatagtataataaatattttaattgcatttatataacaatttgttgattaacaaataaaaaaatataaaaatataaatttgattaaTCCACGATTAATTTCCAATTAATCTTCGAGGACCCTTTCCGCCGGCTAGCGCCTAacattttttacaaccttgatcaaaataattacttttgaaattttttgaatcATATGTTTCTTTCTACCTATATAATAAAGCTTAACTTTGAAATACTAATAAGTTGATGCAAAAATTGTTGTAATCGGATTGAAATATGGTGGTAATGAATCCATAAAGTTGATTAGATTACACTTGaaaaaaacaattataattTCCAAATGATGTATCCgtattataatttaaattaactatatatttatatattatttatttatttattacattatTTGGTTCAATCAACTCTAGTCATTTGATTGAACTAAGTGACTCGTGATCCAACTATGAATGAGGCTCAGGTTTGATCTGATTCTgacaatattattattttttactctattaatttttttttttcccctAAAACCTTCTGTTATTTTACATCGACGGTATAAACTAATCCAGATTCAAACTGAATAAGTCTCTTTTAAGAAACAAAGCTCtccaattaaatattttaactgTGAATGCATTTAAATCTTCAGAACTTAAACTCTGATTTAATAATTAAGTTGTATCTTAACTTGGGCATCACAAAATTAACTGAAAAACCGGTTTTCGAAACCAAAACCAAGCCGCAAAATTGTTTAACCAATATCAATGGATTAGGTTATGATTTTTCATTATAAAAATCGATAGTTAATCTAAAATTAACGGATTACAGGCTTATTTGATTTAAAGTTGTTGTTTACTATTGTTATTAAATGTTTATTGTTTTGATTGATGATATTTAGTAGATATTAATTTTAAGgtgaataattataaattactAATAAATCATTGATCAAATAAATAACCATGTAATTGccgttatttatttattttttttttgttacagtgTAATTGCCGTTATTGCTACTactttattttcttaaattactcctattataattattacttgtttgttaTATAAATCAGAGTCTGGTTGGATATTAGTTGTACCAACATTTGTACCCCTGTGTGGGACCCGTCTCTGACTTGCTTATTAGACTTTTCATACTTATTCATTGCTATTCATCAACAGTAAttatccttcttctttttttctttttctttttttaactctaataaaaaaattgattcatagtttatttcatttttcaaaataaatttccATTCAATTGTAATCTTGCATATTCAATTTCTGAATTAATGAGATAGTTGTTGTAAATATTAAATCTAATTAATATTGCATGATCCCTTTCCGGGGCGGAGCCAGGACCAATAGGTCGGGGGACCGTGGACAAAAAAATGCTACTTCAACATAttcattaaaataaaatgaacaatataataaacaaattatATCATAAAATGATAGCAAAAAGTATGTGCATTTACAGTAAGAAAATTAATGCCTAATAGGTGGCAATTTACCCCTCCGAGTTgccatgttttgaaaattttgcaCAATTGCTTCATTTTCGACACCGACAAAAACTCTTTTCTCAACGTATCACGCCATACAATCTGTGAGAAAGTCATCACCCATCTTATTGAGCAAATCGGTCTTAAGTAATTTCATTACAGAGAAAGATCTTTCAACAGAAGCTGTTGCAACGGGTAAGATCAAAATCATCTCAATAAGTCGATATGTTAAAGGAAATAGAGAGTGATACTGCATTTGAACCATCTTCTTTGTAAGGACTCCAATATCTGTCAAACTAAAAAATGTTGCATTCGATCTCATTTCATAAATAAAGAGTTTGAGTTCCTCTTTAAGCTGAATTAGATCACAATAAGAAAAATC of the Euphorbia lathyris chromosome 7, ddEupLath1.1, whole genome shotgun sequence genome contains:
- the LOC136234882 gene encoding uncharacterized protein codes for the protein MAYPHYRSQFGDTTFTKVFVGGLAWETPTEEMRRYFDQFGDILEAVIITDKNTGKSKGYGFVTFRDPESARRACADSNPVIDGRRANCNIASLGRPRPSPPRGRPQGGATPYQGSPSYSGVAAALPPPPPPPIIYPHYGYPPYTADYGYHQGMYNTQVQVQQPQYYQQMYGTSSSSIGMGMGSPFYYHGYSMQPAVRGAISPNQAQRYFYYPPPLDPNSFSSYPPPRLPFPYSPDSQQTTQRNTSTETETGGVVTSESNSNT